The Epinephelus lanceolatus isolate andai-2023 chromosome 1, ASM4190304v1, whole genome shotgun sequence genome has a window encoding:
- the LOC117256729 gene encoding zinc finger E-box-binding homeobox 2 produces the protein MMTEESRGKRRKQANPRRNRVDAEQVSTLGSEGEDEVGLWSLEPQDCQESLDKTSLTPSEGTEEPGSPARSTRPHSLSPGSRNYWPQVEQEAEGADDATTASATDREGDQEPLRMYCKNSDSQNALEDLAHYEFLAQLRKASTSTSLLDHLNHNGTAAMYHPSSRHDELPPAIWSPGAQHRSLEGADTGRAQQACPFCHRMYQRGAPLRDHIKYCQDREGGHMVCPLCGYTATLRAQMERHLALHNQVQDKGVMSLDPSIETRKFKCLQCGKAFKYKHHLKEHLRIHSGEKPYECSNCKKRFSHSGSYSSHLSSKKCLSGGGNGGNGNAGGTSGAFNGHSQSSYHHSFPTSPSAGGGRHSIDKGSPLASQTQNHTGPHGRTAEDPQQLSLQDPNHNPTGFPRASDLARLWDPSAELSLRASILKGTTLLPYLHSGTKFEQMLQEMLHREVKKDEEMDRGGAAIEERRVIYNGGGPDRKVSPDRRREAVRSGEGERGVLGVTCRWCSQLFPNVAVLLQHERYLCKMNREAVEVPEGLRSKDHPSPPLFFPRSALQPENSKPSELTNGLSENKSPLQKPSWHSVPQQLLVAMHSPPQPHHDALSSRAFWSSQEKGSPSQPVSHSPELSSPRVRRRVPSSGFGSPVCLDLTSCPPELSSPQNQTGNPWSAQNEPLDLSLPKQLSDQEGRNKTVNGNSARGERTQQLSRPSPTSHLPLHHHPVYSGAGAPMFPGSLYNGFPIFNQSGLGLSAHDGIAGIPFGQPANGPGFLSPMAYMMDADAEATLKKIHQERQALMGEVLSRGALDYLSLMDEGLEGDGGPGRKRLKKTDEGLYACDICEKTFQKSSSLLRHKYEHTGKRPHECKICNKAFKHKHHLIEHSRLHSGEKPYQCDKCGKRFSHSGSYSQHMNHRYAYCSKDQDPDQDQEEMPLTPGVGSNLGGRLADETPLSMEDTQTAHSFLSDSSLDGAAEALKEEEEEEEEEDKEAGVSDGHMEEAHASLSGAAEELRGSPIRGPPGENGVQDERNGYDVGNHIDSAERQFWGRDTEDQNGDLDKCELSLEITDLPRIKT, from the exons tTGATGCTGAGCAAGTAAGTACACTGGGATCTGAGGGGGAGGATGAGGTGGGCCTGTGGAGCCTGGAGCCGCAGGACTGCCAGGAGAGCCTGGACAAGACGAGCCTGACGCCTAGTGAGGGCACGGAGGAGCCTGGCAGCCCTGCTCGCTCTACGCGACCGCACAGCCTCAGCCCCGGCAGCAGGAACTACTGGCCACAGGTGGAACAGGAGGCTGAGGGTGCAGACGACGCCACCACTGCATCCGCCACTGACAGGGAGGGAGACCAAGAGCCATTGAGGATGTACT GTAAGAACTCAGACTCCCAGAATGCCTTGGAGGACCTGGCCCACTATGAATTTCTGGCCCAGTTGAGGAAGGCCTCTACGTCAACCAGCCTCTTGGACCACCTGAACCACAATGGCACAGCAGCGATGTACCACCCAAGCAGCAGGCATGACGAGTTGCCACCTGCCATCTGGTCACCGGGAGCTCAGCACCGCTCACTTGAGGGAGCAG ACACAGGGAGGGCCCAGCAGGCCTGTCCATTCTGCCACAGGATGTATCAGCGAGGAGCCCCTTTGAGGGACCACATCAAGTACTGTCAGGACAGGGAGGGGGGCCACATGGTCTGTCCGCTCTGTGGATACACTGCCACCCTTAGGGCACAAATGGAGCGGCACCTGGCACTTCACAACCAAGTGCAGGACAAG GGTGTCATGAGTTTGGATCCTAGCATTGAGACCAGGAAGTTCAAATGTCTGCAGTGTGGGAAAGCGTTCAAGTACAAACACCACCTCAAAGAGCATCTCCGCATCCACAGCG GTGAGAAACCTTACGAGTGCTCCAACTGCAAGAAACGTTTCTCTCACTCTGGCTCCTACAGCTCCCACCTAAGCAGCAAAAAGTGCCTGAGTGGTGGAGGAAATGGAGGAAATGGAAACGCAGGAGGAACCAGTGGTGCttttaatggacatagccaAAGCTCCTACCACCACTCATTTCCAACATCTCCCTCTGCAGGCGGGGGGAGACATAGTATTGACAAGGGCTCTCCGTTGGCTTCACAAACCCAAAATCATACCGGGCCTCATGGTCGCACAGCAGAGGATCCTCAGCAGCTTTCACTGCAGGACCCGAACCACAACCCAACAGGCTTCCCCAGAGCGTCCGACCTGGCTCGGCTCTGGGACCCCTCGGCAGAGCTCTCTCTGAGGGCCAGTATACTGAAAGGGACCACCCTGCTGCCTTATCTGCACTCTGGGACCAAGTTTGAACAGATGCTGCAGGAGATGCTTCACAGGGAGGTGAAGAAAGATGAGGAGATGGACAGAGGAGGAGCTGCAATTGAGGAAAGGAGGGTGATTTACAACGGAGGAGGCCCTGACAGGAAGGTGTCGCCTGACAGGAGAAGAGAGGCGGTGAGGTCAGGTGAAGGGGAGAGAGGTGTGCTTGGGGTGACGTGTCGCTGGTGCTCCCAGCTTTTCCCCAATGTGGCAGTGCTCCTGCAGCATGAGCGCTACCTCTGTAAGATGAACCGAGAGGCAGTGGAGGTGCCCGAGGGTCTTCGCAGCAAAGACCACCCCTCACCACCTTTATTCTTCCCCAGATCTGCTCTCCAACCAGAGAACAGCAAACCGAGTGAATTAACCAACGGCCTGTCTGAAAACAAATCACCACTGCAGAAGCCCAGCTGGCACTCTGTTCCGCAGCAGCTTTTGGTGGCAATGCACTCTCCCCCACAGCCCCACCATGACGCCTTGTCCTCACGAGCCTTCTGGtccagccaggaaaagggaagCCCAAGCCAACCAGTCAGCCACTCCCCAGAGCTGTCATCACCTCGAGTCAGACGAAGGGTTCCCTCTTCAGGGTTTGGTTCTCCAGTCTGCCTCGACCTCACCAGCTGTCCTCCTGAACTGTCCTCCCCTCAGAACCAGACCGGAAACCCCTGGTCTGCACAGAACGAACCTCTGGACCTCTCTCTGCCCAAGCAGCTCTCAGACCAAGAGGGGAGGAACAAAACTGTCAACGGCAACTCAGCTAGAGGAGAGAGGACCCAGCAGCTCAGCAGACCAAGTCCAACTTCACATCTGCCCCTTCACCACCACCCAGTCTACAGCGGGGCCGGAGCTCCAATGTTTCCAGGGTCCTTATATAATGGATTTCCTATCTTCAACCAGTCTGGTTTAGGGCTTTCAGCACATGACGGCATTGCAGGGATTCCATTCGGCCAGCCAGCTAACGGCCCAGGGTTTCTCTCCCCTATGGCTTACATGATGGATGCAGATGCAGAGGCAACACTGAAAAAGATTCACCAGGAGAGACAAGCTCTCATG GGTGAAGTGTTAAGCCGTGGAGCTCTGGACTACCTCTCTCTCATGGATGAAGGACTGGAGGGAGACGGAGGACCAGGGAGGAAAAGACTGAAGAAGACAGACGAGGGGCTTTACGCTTGTGACATTTGTGAAAAAACCTTTCAGAAGAGCAGCTCTCTGCTTCGACACAAATACGAGCACACAG GTAAGCGTCCTCATGAATGCAAGATCTGCAACAAGGCCTTCAAGCATAAGCACCACCTGATTGAGCACAGCCGGCTGCACTCTGGAGAGAAACCCTACCAATGTGACAAGTGCGGCAAGCGCTTCTCTCACTCCGGCTCGTACTCCCAGCACATGAACCACCGCTACGCCTACTGCAGCAAAGACCAGGATCCAGACCAAGACCAGGAGGAGATGCCTCTCACCCCAGGGGTGGGCAGCAATCTCGGGGGCCGCCTCGCCGACGAGACCCCTCTGTCCATGGAGGATACTCAAACTGCGCACTCCTTCCTCAGCGATTCCAGTCTGGATGGAGCTGCAGAGGCCctcaaggaggaggaggaggaggaagaggaggaggataaaGAGGCAGGAGTTAGTGATGGTCATATGGAAGAGGCACATGCGAGTTTGtcaggagcagcagaggagctgAGAGGCAGCCCCATCCGAGGACCTCCAGGAGAGAACGGAGTGCAGGATGAGAGAAATGGTTATGATGTGGGAAACCATATTGACAGCGCAGAGAGACAGTTCTGGGGCCGAGACACCGAGGACCAGAATGGAGACTTGGACAAATGTGAACTGAGCCTGGAAATAACAGATTTACCCAGAATAAAAACGTAA